ttttttataattaattctgtataattaataatatacaattgggatattttaaaattacttagtAACAAAACAGAGTCACAGAAATTGAGAATAAGACATAAaagtaatttcttaaaaaaaagagacataATTTTCTCATGTTATTACGTTTATAATGACAAAATAGTTCATGGGCCTGAGACATGGATCCTTTGAGTCGGGTCAGGGCCCGTAAGATAGGGTTTATACAAAAGGAGGCACTTCTCTGATTTCATTTGCGCATTGAACGAAAATTAGGGTTTGTAGTGTAGCAGGAACAAGCAGCAATGGCGCCGAAGGTAACACGCAAGGTTAGCAGAAACCCCGAATTGATAAGGGGAATTGGAAAGTACTCGAGGTCGCAGATGTACCACAAGAGGGGCATTTGGGCTATCAAGGCCAAAAATGGTGGCGTTTTACCTCGCCACGACCCTAAACCCAAACCTGAAACACCCGCTGAAAAACCACCCAAATTTTACCCTGCTGATGATATCAAGAAGCCCCTTGTCAACAAGCACAAACCCAAACCCGCTAAGCTCAGGTGCATTATCAATCTCATTCTCACTTGTTATGtgtaatggattttaaaatttgtgtttttttatttgattttagtttagtttgtgtaattgatttgatttggagtTTGAGATGGTAGAAAGGTGACATATGATTGAGATTAAAGTAGAAAGAGGATCTATAGGAAACTCTGAAATTTAATGATTGAATAATATAATGTGCCGATACAAAGCTCAGGGTAAATTTACAACCTAACCAATTCACTAACACGTAACTAAGTAGAATTTTGGATGTGTTCCAGGGCTAGCATTACTCCGGGAACAGTGTTGATTCTTCTTGCTGGTAGATTTAAGGGAAAGAGGGTAGTCTTTTTGAAGCAGCTTCCTTCTGGATTGCTTCTTGTAACTGGTGAGTTTTGTTGTTAAACATGATACTTCTTATTGCTAAGATTTTGCATGCTAAGCATTTTGTTCATGTGCCATTGTAATaatcaattgaattttttattttagtcttgaTGAGTAATAATCAATTATTACTCTTGCATGTGAATGTTGCTTCTTCATTATTGCTTGGGGTGTATACTCCTGTTTCGTCTCACAATGTTAGTCTCATTATATTAGGGATTTCATTTTCTGATTTAAGATTGTATAGGAAAcagtgaaaatagaaaacaaagatTAGATGCTCACCAAAATACCTAAATACCTATTGCTCACCAATTGTAATTTGTGATGCACTCTGTTCTCCACCCATCTCTGGTCTGTCTTATATCTCACTTGCCATTTCAGGTCCTTTCAAGGTTAATGGAGTTCCTTTGAGACGTGTGAATCAGGCCTATGTTATTGGCACATCAACCAAAGTAGATATCTCTGCTGTTAATGTTGACAGCTTTGGCGACAAATACTTTGCGAAGGAAgcccagaagaagaagaagaagggagaaGGCGAGTTCTTTGAGGCAGAGAAAGAGGTGGGATTAtcaatttttggattttgttgATGTTCTCCCTGTTATTCTTACTTGCTTCTGCATGCTGATCTCTGCATTCTTTTTTCTGATGATGCAGGAAAAGAGTGTGTTGCCCCAGCAGAAGAAAGATGACCAGAAAACTGTGGACGCTGCAGTGTTAAAAGCCATTGAGAGTGTGCCAGACTTGAAGTCCTATTTGGGTGCCAGGTTTTCTCTGAAGGCCGGGGTGAAACCACATGAGCTAGTCTTCTAGAGGAAAGAGGGGTGTTACTCTTGTTTTTGATATCGTGTTTGTTTATTGATGCTGGTTCTTATAGTTGCCCTCTTATAACATTCTTGTTAGCAGACAAATGAAGaacctaaaattttgttagtcaaaTTGTGACGCGTGCTCTTTACATTTTGTTGATTGTGTGAATTTTAGATATTGTGTGGACCTTTAGCAtgccaaatgaaaaaaaaattggaaacagATATACATGTGGCAAGGCTGGTGAATGGTACTTGTAAAGAACCGTGGTAGTAGTAAAATGGGTATGAACAATTATCATGCAAAATTTTCTGAACTTATCAAATTTGCCTCACGGATTTTTTTCAGTTCACGTCTTTCATAATCTGAAGGGTCAATTTTGTTAgtgtttttagaaaatgaaTACTACGTATTATTGTATTAGTGTAAACATTTGACTTGTGTATGCTATTTTTAACAGAATATCTTAGTTTGCACCTTGAGTGCTTTCGTAATATTTATGTGAAATGACATTTATAATCTAATTAATAGCAAAAGGTTTTGCATATTACATAATGATGTTCCACTCAATAGAACGAATGACGATTTACAAATTTagagaatattttttgtttcattaattttacgTACTAAAGTGACTCCTTTGCCAAATTCAAGACCCTAGTTTGAGGTTTACATggaaattttttcataatacattcataaaattttaagataataaaaaaatcgacAATGACTAGGATGAGCCTTCccgagtatttttttttttttttttgcccttGGCTCCTTTTTAGAATTTTCTATTGACTTGCAGTTAAGTAGTTATGCTTTTGGAAAACTTTAATATTCATGTTTAgactaaatttgaaaaaataatcctttattttttaaaggctGATAAACGTGAAGTATTATTTCTTcattgataaattgaatatgcatttaatatatactaaaaaagtagaaataaaaatgaaaactttttctttttgaatttgaatgaaatgaaatttacacttaaaagataaaagtatGATATGTGTGTGagacagaaaaaaaatcatgttttttcatttaaacCATAGGTAAAAGATTCGATCTTGTTTGAATCGGAAATCATGCACAATAGGACTAACTCTCTcatctataaaaaaatcaaaactatgACCCTActtatagaaaatcaaatcatttAAATAGTTTGATGGCACGTgtcaatttaaacaaattaaattttaattagtaaaatgaagattggcatattaaaaaattaatggacaCGTATTAGACTGGGCTTGGAACCACAGACGTAAGCCAACATTTCGTGGGTCTGGAGCATGGATCCTTCGAGTCGGGTCAAGGCCCGTTAGATAGGGTTTATACAGAGCATGTGTATGTCTGATTTTCCTTTGCGCATTGAACGAAAATTAGGGTTTGTAGTGTAGCAGGAAGAAGCAGCAATGGCGCCGAAGATAACACGTAAGGTTAGCAGAAACCCTGAATTGATAAGGGGAATCGGAAAGTACTCGAGGTCGCAGATGTACCACAAGAGGGGCATTTGGGCTATCAAGGCCAAAAACGGTGGCGTTTTACCTCGCCACGACCCTAAACCCAAGCCTGAAGCTCCTGCTGAAAAACCACCCAAATTTTACCCTGCTGATGATATCAAGAAGCCCCTTGTCAACAAGCACAAACCGAAACCAGCTAAGCTCAGGTGCATTTTCACTTCAATCCCATCCtcactttaatttgtttttatttttgtgttttaatttattttgacttattttatgatgatgctaGTGAATTGATTTGGGATCTGGTGAGTGAAATGTATGTTATTgctaattgataaaatgaatttgaattttttttaataaaatttctttggaTTAAtggcatttttttattatttatatgtggAGCCTATGTCGTTTGATTTTGTGTCTGGTGTGTGTTCAGGGCTAGCATTACTCCCGGGACAGTGTTGATTCTTCTTGCCGGTAGATTTAAGGGAAAGAGGGTAGTCTTTTTGAAGCAGCTTCCTTCTGGGTTGCTTCTTGTGACTGGTGAGTTTTGTCATTAATTATGTTACTTTAGCatgttgttaatttgttatgcTTTGACTGTTGTTATCATCAATTGAATTTATATGTTAGTCATTGTTGAAGTCGTTGTTTGACATTGATTTTTTGATACATATTGatctcaaattttaatagcaCTAGACTCTGCTTTTCTGAAATGTACTCTCTGCTCCACCCATTTCTGGTCTGGCTTATGTTTCTCACTTGCAACGTCAGGTCCTTTCAAGATTAATGGAGTTCCTTTGAGACGTGTCAATCAGTCGTATGTTATTGGCACATCAACCAAAGTAGATGTGTCTGCTGTTAATGTTGACCAGTTTGATGACAAATACTTTGCAAAGGAAgcccagaagaagaagaagaagggagagGGCGAGTTCTTTGAGGCAGAAAAGGAGGTGGGATTgtctattttcttattttgttgaaGTTCTTGTTATTCTTAGTTGCTTCTGCGTGCTGATctgtctttttcttcttctttataatGCAGGAAAAGAGTGTGTTGCCCCAGCAGAAGAAAGATGACCAGAAAACTGTTGACTCTGCATTGATAAAAGCCATCGGGAGTGTTCCAGATTTGAAGACATATCTGGGTGCTAGGTTTTCTTTAAAGGCTGGCGTGAAACCTCATGAGCTAGTTTTCTAGAGGAAAGAATGGTGTTTTTCTTGTTTGCATATCctgttatttttattgattttggtC
This genomic interval from Glycine max cultivar Williams 82 chromosome 5, Glycine_max_v4.0, whole genome shotgun sequence contains the following:
- the LOC100809343 gene encoding ribosomal protein L6 family protein, with product MAPKVTRKVSRNPELIRGIGKYSRSQMYHKRGIWAIKAKNGGVLPRHDPKPKPETPAEKPPKFYPADDIKKPLVNKHKPKPAKLRASITPGTVLILLAGRFKGKRVVFLKQLPSGLLLVTGPFKVNGVPLRRVNQAYVIGTSTKVDISAVNVDSFGDKYFAKEAQKKKKKGEGEFFEAEKEEKSVLPQQKKDDQKTVDAAVLKAIESVPDLKSYLGARFSLKAGVKPHELVF
- the LOC100499766 gene encoding 60S ribosomal protein L6-1-like (The RefSeq protein has 1 substitution compared to this genomic sequence), encoding MAPKITRKVSRNPELIRGIGKYSRSQMYHKRGIWAIKAKNGGVLPRHDPKPKPEAPAEKPPKFYPADDIKKPLVNKHKPKPAKLRASITPGTVLILLAGRFKGKRVVFLEQLPSGLLLVTGPFKINGVPLRRVNQSYVIGTSTKVDVSAVNVDQFDDKYFAKEAQKKKKKGEGEFFEAEKEEKSVLPQQKKDDQKTVDSALIKAIGSVPDLKTYLGARFSLKAGVKPHELVF